Proteins from a single region of Chryseobacterium sp. W4I1:
- a CDS encoding DUF1599 domain-containing protein, which produces MSKTSVQFGKVISECRDLFSKKLQDYGAAWRVLRPSSITDQIYIKVNRIRTLQMTDIKMVDESEEGEFIAIVNYSIIGLIQLEKGLSNDFNEDKEEILSLYDQYSAEAQALMERKNHDYGEAWRDMRISSITDLIYQKVLRTKQIEDNQGKTIVSEGLDANYFDMLNYAVFCLIKFSEKENTSETQK; this is translated from the coding sequence ATGTCAAAAACATCAGTACAGTTCGGGAAAGTTATCAGTGAGTGCCGTGATCTTTTCAGCAAAAAATTACAGGATTACGGGGCAGCATGGAGGGTTTTGAGACCCAGTTCGATTACAGATCAGATCTATATCAAAGTGAACAGAATTCGCACCCTGCAGATGACGGATATAAAAATGGTAGATGAAAGTGAAGAAGGTGAATTTATTGCCATCGTGAACTACTCTATCATTGGGCTTATCCAGCTTGAAAAAGGACTTTCTAACGATTTTAACGAAGACAAGGAAGAAATTCTAAGCCTTTATGATCAGTATTCTGCTGAAGCCCAAGCATTGATGGAAAGAAAAAACCACGATTACGGTGAAGCATGGAGGGATATGAGAATTTCTTCCATCACTGATCTAATTTACCAAAAAGTACTGAGAACGAAACAAATTGAAGACAACCAGGGAAAAACCATTGTTTCTGAAGGTCTGGATGCGAACTATTTCGATATGCTGAACTATGCTGTTTTCTGCCTGATTAAGTTCTCTGAAAAAGAAAATACTTCCGAAACTCAAAAATAA
- the folP gene encoding dihydropteroate synthase: MGILNLTPDSFSDGGKFNDEKSALEHTEKLVKDGAEIIDIGPQSTRPNAEFLSSQEEIKRIGSIIFQIKKEFPEALISLDTFYSETVKFGFNEGIDIINDISGGQYDEKMFETAAETKLPYILMHVNPSYETMHDKIKFADITLEVNRYFSKKNSELLEKGVKDIILDPGFGFGKSVDDQMKMITETEHLGFGRFPLLIGISRKSFIYKPLGKSALDIKEETQKLHMKVLEQGAKILRVHDVAETAVTISEFLQKNKKC; the protein is encoded by the coding sequence ATGGGTATCCTTAATCTTACCCCGGATTCCTTTTCCGATGGCGGAAAGTTTAATGATGAAAAATCTGCTTTGGAACATACAGAAAAGCTAGTAAAAGACGGTGCAGAGATCATTGATATTGGCCCGCAATCGACACGTCCCAATGCTGAATTTCTGAGCAGCCAGGAAGAAATAAAGAGAATCGGGAGTATAATTTTTCAGATCAAAAAGGAATTTCCGGAGGCACTTATATCACTCGATACTTTCTATTCAGAGACGGTGAAATTTGGCTTTAACGAAGGAATTGACATCATCAATGATATTTCAGGCGGGCAGTACGATGAAAAAATGTTTGAAACTGCAGCTGAAACGAAGCTTCCGTATATCCTGATGCATGTGAACCCATCTTATGAGACCATGCACGATAAAATAAAGTTTGCTGACATTACACTTGAAGTCAATCGGTATTTCTCCAAAAAAAACAGTGAACTTCTTGAAAAAGGAGTAAAAGATATCATTCTTGATCCCGGCTTTGGATTTGGAAAATCGGTTGATGATCAGATGAAAATGATTACCGAAACAGAACATTTAGGCTTTGGAAGATTTCCTTTGCTCATAGGTATTTCCAGAAAATCATTTATCTATAAACCTCTTGGGAAATCAGCCCTGGATATCAAAGAAGAAACACAGAAACTTCACATGAAAGTTTTGGAGCAGGGAGCTAAAATTTTAAGAGTTCATGATGTTGCCGAAACAGCAGTAACCATCAGCGAATTTTTGCAAAAAAATAAAAAATGTTAA
- the ilvD gene encoding dihydroxy-acid dehydratase, whose amino-acid sequence MLNKYSKTFTQNREQPAAKAMLYGIGFTDEDMSKAQIGIASMGYDGNTCNMHLNDLAKVVKKGTWEHGLAGLIFNTIGVSDGMSNGTDGMRYSLVSRDVIADSIEAICGAQYYDGIIALPGCDKNMPGTIIAMGRLDRPSIMVYGGTIAPGCYKNEPLNIVSAFEALGQKIAGEISEEDFNGVIKNSCPGAGACGGMYTANTMSSAIEALGMSLPYSSSNPALSREKQEECLEAGKYIKILLEKDIKPSDIMTRKAFENALRLIVILGGSTNAVLHFIAMAKSVGISVTQDDFQKMSDITPVLADLKPSGKYLMQDLHEHGGTPAVMKYLLEEGLLHGDCLTVTGKTVAENLKNVPSLDFSKQKIIRPLSNPIKETGHLRILYGNLAEKGSVAKITGKEGEKFSGKARVFDGEKDLIKGIQNGRVQHGDVIVIRHEGPKGAPGMPEMLKPTSALIGAGLGGSVALITDGRFSGGTHGFVVGHITPEAYEGGLIAFVKDNDLIEIDAVNNTIQLKVSEEEIKQRKKGWQKPELKVKKGLLYKYALTVSSAAEGCVTDEIT is encoded by the coding sequence ATGTTAAATAAATATTCAAAAACATTCACACAAAATAGAGAACAGCCAGCCGCAAAAGCAATGCTTTACGGGATAGGTTTTACTGATGAGGATATGAGTAAAGCCCAGATAGGGATTGCGAGCATGGGATATGACGGGAATACCTGCAATATGCATCTCAACGATCTTGCTAAAGTGGTAAAGAAAGGAACCTGGGAGCATGGACTTGCCGGATTGATATTCAATACAATAGGAGTAAGTGACGGGATGAGCAATGGCACAGACGGCATGCGGTATTCTCTGGTAAGCCGGGATGTTATAGCAGACAGTATTGAAGCGATCTGTGGAGCACAGTATTATGACGGCATCATTGCACTGCCGGGATGTGATAAAAATATGCCGGGAACCATTATTGCCATGGGAAGATTGGATAGACCTTCGATAATGGTTTATGGAGGAACCATTGCTCCCGGATGTTACAAAAACGAGCCGCTTAATATTGTTTCGGCTTTTGAAGCCTTAGGACAAAAAATTGCCGGAGAAATCTCAGAAGAAGATTTCAATGGAGTTATAAAAAACTCCTGTCCCGGAGCAGGAGCCTGTGGTGGAATGTATACTGCCAATACCATGTCTTCAGCTATTGAAGCGTTAGGAATGAGTCTTCCGTATTCATCCTCAAATCCCGCATTGAGCAGGGAAAAACAGGAAGAATGTCTTGAAGCAGGCAAATACATTAAAATATTACTGGAGAAAGATATCAAACCATCGGATATCATGACCCGTAAAGCTTTTGAAAATGCACTTCGTCTCATCGTGATCCTTGGCGGTAGTACCAATGCCGTTCTGCATTTTATTGCGATGGCTAAAAGTGTTGGCATTTCTGTAACTCAGGATGATTTCCAGAAAATGAGTGATATCACACCGGTATTGGCAGATCTTAAACCAAGCGGGAAATACCTGATGCAGGATTTACACGAACATGGAGGAACACCTGCAGTAATGAAATATCTATTGGAAGAAGGATTACTGCATGGTGATTGTCTTACTGTTACCGGAAAAACAGTCGCAGAAAATCTCAAAAATGTTCCCAGCCTTGATTTTTCAAAACAAAAGATCATCAGGCCATTATCCAATCCTATCAAAGAAACAGGACATCTGAGAATACTGTATGGCAACCTGGCCGAGAAAGGAAGCGTAGCGAAGATCACCGGAAAAGAAGGCGAAAAGTTTTCAGGAAAAGCCCGAGTATTTGATGGAGAAAAAGATCTGATCAAAGGAATTCAAAACGGAAGGGTTCAGCATGGAGACGTCATTGTCATCCGCCATGAAGGACCCAAAGGAGCTCCCGGAATGCCGGAAATGCTGAAACCTACCAGTGCCCTGATCGGAGCTGGACTTGGAGGAAGCGTAGCTTTAATTACCGATGGAAGATTCAGTGGCGGGACCCATGGCTTTGTGGTAGGACATATTACTCCCGAAGCCTATGAGGGAGGCCTGATTGCCTTTGTGAAAGACAATGACCTTATCGAAATAGATGCAGTAAACAACACCATACAACTGAAAGTTTCCGAAGAAGAAATTAAACAGCGGAAAAAAGGGTGGCAAAAACCAGAGCTTAAAGTAAAAAAAGGACTGCTGTATAAATATGCACTGACTGTATCATCAGCTGCTGAAGGCTGCGTAACAGACGAAATCACTTAA
- the ilvE gene encoding branched-chain-amino-acid transaminase, translated as MYYSDQTIVYFNGNFLKAKDAGMNLYGQSLHYGYSVFEGIKSYGTTHGTRIFKAEKHYERLKRSAELMHIPFDYSVSKLTDLTYQLLEQNGFTDAYIRPLITCSPNMSLSKGKESYLSLLAWEWNNGYLTDKVKVMTSNFQRPNPKAFRIEAKAGGHYVNSILACQDARDKGYDEALLLDENGNVAESSGANVFYEKEGILYTPALGNILPGITRQTVFEICSELNIPVQETFFKPEEMRGADAAFFCGTAAEIVALDSLDDVPFTKSWAGTASEKVQQAYQKLVRVLSL; from the coding sequence ATGTATTACAGCGACCAAACTATCGTTTATTTTAATGGAAATTTTCTTAAGGCAAAAGATGCAGGAATGAATCTTTACGGACAGTCACTTCATTATGGCTATTCCGTCTTTGAAGGCATAAAATCCTACGGTACTACTCACGGAACCAGGATCTTTAAGGCAGAAAAACACTATGAAAGACTTAAAAGATCAGCAGAACTGATGCATATCCCATTTGATTATTCCGTCAGTAAACTCACCGATCTTACCTATCAGCTTTTAGAACAAAATGGGTTTACTGATGCTTATATACGCCCGTTAATCACCTGTTCTCCCAATATGTCACTCTCAAAAGGGAAAGAATCTTATCTGTCTCTGCTGGCCTGGGAATGGAACAATGGATACCTCACAGACAAAGTGAAGGTGATGACCTCAAATTTTCAGCGCCCCAATCCTAAAGCTTTTAGAATAGAAGCTAAAGCAGGGGGACATTACGTCAACTCCATCCTTGCTTGCCAGGATGCCAGAGATAAAGGTTACGATGAAGCATTGTTACTGGATGAAAACGGGAATGTTGCCGAAAGCTCAGGCGCCAATGTTTTCTACGAAAAAGAAGGAATTTTGTATACTCCGGCACTAGGAAATATACTTCCCGGTATCACAAGACAGACCGTTTTTGAAATATGCAGTGAACTTAATATTCCCGTTCAGGAAACCTTCTTTAAACCAGAAGAAATGAGAGGAGCTGATGCTGCTTTTTTCTGTGGTACCGCAGCTGAAATTGTAGCATTGGATTCTTTGGATGATGTTCCTTTCACCAAAAGCTGGGCAGGTACAGCAAGTGAAAAAGTACAACAGGCCTATCAGAAACTCGTAAGAGTTCTGTCGTTGTAA
- a CDS encoding BT_3928 family protein — MIKGLLRFIIAVIFILSGFVKAVDLVGFSFKMEEYFAPPVFNMPFLEKFALLFSIIVVVLELFLGFMLLLKLKLKFTLSALIALCIFFGFLTFYSAYFNVVTDCGCFGDAVKFTPWQSFIKDIVLLIGLIILFILYRKEFRKKDDYGFDVKKSSGKLRYAVLGLFSVIMIYIMAQGIMHEPLIDFRDYKIGTNIKAEKEKINKNPSEYKTFYSLKNQKTGEALKINQDDYIKETKYWAEGSPWKIEEGKNESVLTKEGYKSEIVKFKIEDPTGMDLTDKIINAPKAVLIFSYHPKEVPADLFQKVEAKVNAQKGALIYGISTDQNTFKTIKNAMMDGTAIKTIARSNPFILVLEKGKIVDKQPAKDYVK, encoded by the coding sequence ATGATCAAAGGTTTATTACGCTTTATTATTGCTGTTATCTTTATTCTTTCAGGCTTTGTAAAGGCTGTGGATCTGGTAGGGTTTTCTTTCAAAATGGAGGAATATTTTGCCCCCCCGGTTTTCAATATGCCGTTCCTGGAAAAATTTGCGCTTCTGTTTTCGATTATTGTAGTCGTACTGGAGCTTTTCTTAGGATTTATGCTGCTCTTAAAACTGAAGCTTAAATTTACTCTTTCAGCGTTAATTGCCCTTTGTATCTTTTTTGGATTCCTTACTTTTTATTCTGCTTATTTCAATGTGGTAACGGACTGCGGATGTTTTGGAGATGCGGTGAAATTTACGCCGTGGCAGAGCTTTATTAAAGATATTGTACTTCTTATTGGCCTCATCATTTTGTTTATTCTCTATAGAAAAGAGTTCCGTAAAAAAGATGATTATGGATTTGATGTTAAAAAATCTTCCGGCAAGCTAAGATATGCTGTCTTAGGACTGTTCTCTGTGATTATGATTTACATTATGGCTCAGGGAATTATGCACGAGCCACTGATTGATTTCCGTGACTATAAAATTGGAACCAACATAAAGGCTGAGAAGGAAAAAATTAATAAAAACCCTTCTGAATACAAAACTTTTTATTCACTTAAAAACCAAAAGACCGGAGAAGCTTTAAAGATAAATCAGGACGATTATATTAAAGAAACAAAATACTGGGCGGAAGGTTCTCCGTGGAAAATTGAAGAAGGAAAAAATGAATCTGTTCTGACAAAAGAGGGATATAAATCTGAGATTGTAAAATTCAAAATTGAAGATCCTACAGGGATGGATCTCACGGACAAAATCATCAATGCACCGAAAGCTGTTCTTATTTTTTCTTATCACCCGAAAGAGGTTCCTGCTGATCTGTTCCAGAAAGTTGAAGCTAAAGTAAATGCTCAAAAAGGAGCTCTTATTTATGGAATTTCTACGGATCAAAATACATTTAAAACGATTAAAAATGCAATGATGGACGGAACTGCTATCAAAACTATTGCAAGAAGCAACCCGTTTATTTTGGTATTAGAAAAAGGAAAAATTGTTGATAAGCAACCTGCAAAAGACTATGTGAAATAG